From a single Thermus tengchongensis genomic region:
- a CDS encoding transposase, with amino-acid sequence MGPPPQRNRNAILYVLENGIKWRAMAHDLPHGSTAYPYFRKGQKGQPEVSL; translated from the coding sequence TTGGGGCCCCCACCCCAAAGGAACCGCAACGCTATCCTGTACGTTCTGGAAAACGGCATCAAGTGGCGCGCCATGGCCCATGACCTACCCCACGGGTCCACGGCCTACCCCTACTTCCGCAAGGGGCAGAAAGGTCAGCCGGAGGTTAGCTTGTAA